A genomic region of Micromonospora sp. NBC_01796 contains the following coding sequences:
- a CDS encoding PadR family transcriptional regulator yields MSIGQTFLGLLESRPRHGYDLKRAYDERFGHGRPLHYGQVYSTLARLLKSGLVEVDGVEPGEGPERKRYAVTTAGVTDVQSWLASPEKPDLYLQSTLYTKVLLALLTERNAAEILDVQRAEHLRLMRELTVRKLNGDLADQLICDHALFHLEADLRWLELTTARLDQLAATVRK; encoded by the coding sequence ATGTCAATCGGGCAGACCTTCCTCGGACTCCTGGAGTCCCGCCCCCGCCACGGTTACGACCTCAAGCGGGCCTACGACGAACGCTTCGGACACGGCCGACCCCTGCACTACGGGCAGGTCTACTCGACCCTGGCCCGGCTGCTGAAGAGCGGCCTGGTCGAGGTCGACGGCGTCGAACCGGGCGAAGGCCCCGAACGCAAGCGGTACGCGGTCACCACAGCCGGGGTGACCGACGTACAGAGCTGGCTGGCCAGCCCGGAGAAGCCCGACCTGTACCTCCAGAGCACCCTCTACACGAAGGTCCTGCTCGCCCTGCTCACCGAGCGGAACGCGGCCGAGATCCTGGACGTACAGCGGGCCGAACACCTGCGCCTGATGCGCGAGCTGACCGTACGCAAACTCAACGGCGACCTGGCCGACCAGCTCATCTGCGACCACGCCCTGTTCCACCTGGAAGCCGACCTGCGCTGGCTGGAGCTGACCACCGCCCGGCTCGACCAGCTCGCCGCGACGGTGCGCAAGTGA
- a CDS encoding ABC transporter ATP-binding protein, translating into MTTDTPKPGPGEPLLLGLDLHKRYGPTPALDGASITVRAGEVVAVMGASGSGKSTLLHCLAGIVTPDSGQVRYRDRELSAMSDGERSALRRGEFGFVFQFGQLVPELTCLENVALPLRLDGVRRREAERRAAEWLERLEVNDVAGKRPGEVSGGQGQRVAVGRALVTAPRVVFADEPTGALDSLNGERVMRLLTEAAKQSGAAVVLVTHEPRVAAYSDREVVVRDGRARDLELVAP; encoded by the coding sequence ATGACCACCGACACCCCGAAGCCCGGCCCCGGCGAACCCCTGCTGCTCGGGCTCGACCTGCACAAACGGTACGGGCCGACCCCCGCCCTGGACGGGGCGTCGATCACCGTACGGGCCGGCGAGGTGGTGGCCGTGATGGGTGCGTCGGGCTCCGGCAAGTCGACACTGCTGCACTGCCTGGCGGGCATCGTCACGCCCGACTCCGGCCAGGTCCGCTACCGGGACCGGGAGCTGTCCGCGATGTCCGACGGCGAGCGCAGTGCGCTGCGCCGGGGCGAGTTCGGCTTCGTCTTCCAGTTCGGCCAGCTCGTACCCGAGCTGACCTGCCTGGAGAACGTGGCCCTGCCGCTGCGGCTGGACGGGGTCCGGCGCCGGGAGGCCGAACGGCGGGCGGCGGAGTGGCTGGAACGGCTCGAGGTGAACGACGTGGCCGGCAAGCGGCCGGGTGAGGTCTCCGGCGGGCAGGGCCAGCGGGTGGCGGTGGGCCGGGCACTGGTCACCGCACCCCGGGTGGTCTTCGCCGACGAGCCGACCGGGGCGCTGGACTCGCTCAACGGCGAACGGGTGATGCGGCTGCTCACCGAGGCCGCCAAGCAGAGCGGGGCGGCGGTGGTGCTGGTCACCCACGAGCCACGGGTGGCCGCGTACTCCGATCGTGAGGTGGTGGTCCGCGACGGCCGCGCCCGCGACCTCGAACTGGTGGCGCCGTGA